Below is a genomic region from Lonsdalea populi.
AAAGTGGCGCAAAAAAACCGTTCTTTTAATTAAAAACATAGTTAAAACAGAGAATTAATTAAATTCAGTTCGGTGGCATACGCCTTGCTGTCTCCTCTGCGCCAATCACGGCGCAACCATGGAGAACCCGCAAATGGAAACAATCGTTTTGTCACCGGAAAAGGACTGCTCGTTTGAATCACATCCTGAGGCTGTAGACTGGGAGCTGGTCTTTAGGCAGCATGGCAAACGCCTGCAGAATTTCATTCGTCAACGTGTGGACAATAAAGAGGATGTGGAAGACTTGCAGCAGATGACCTATCTGGAGGTGCTGAGAAATCGCGAAAAATTCGCCGGCGCATCGCGCCCGGAAACGTGGGTATTCGGCATTGCGCTGAACTTGGTCCGCAACTACTACAAGCAGGCGAAATCCCCTGTTTGCGACATCAGTGAGGATGAGCTGGAGAAGCTTTCCTGCGGCAGCGATCCCAGCCGAATTATCGAATGGGGCCATGCCCTGCACCGTGTGCTGGCGGCGAGCGCCCATTTACCGGACGACACCCGCCACATGCTGGTGATGTTGATTGACGCCGACGCCAGCTATCAGGATATCGCCGAACGATTAGGTATGCCGATCGGTACGGTACGATCGCGCCTTTCCCGTGCCAGAGGCTTCCTCCGCCAGGCCGTGGACGCCTGAGCCTCCCTTTGACCTCGTGGCAACAGAGAACAACGGGTCATTCAGTTTGATTATCCGGTTACAGACCATGTCGTCAGGAGATGACTGTAACCCCTTACTGCCCGTGGCGCCGAATCGGGGTCCGGGCAGATCTTCGACAGCATGGAGACGGTTATGTTATATCCCCCAAGGTCCCCTCAATCCCTTGATGAGGAGGAGGCCCCGCCGATGGAGCTTGTCGCGCTTGCGTTCAGCCGCATTAAAGATGCGGTCTATATCGTCAATGAGCACAACCAGTTTTGCTATGCCAATGCCGAAGCCTGCCGGGTGCTGCATTACAGTCAGCAGGAGTTCCAGAAGCTGTACCTCCGGGATATCGATCCCTGCAGGAGTGCGGAGTTGATTCAGCACAGCTGGTGCGATCGGCACGGCTGGAAGCGCGGACTGACGTTCGAAACTCAGCACAGAAGCCGATACGGCGCGATTATTCCGGTCGAAGTCAGCGTTAACTTTTTTAAATACAAGGGAAAGAAATACAGCATGTGCGTCGTGCGCGATATCCGGGAGCGCAAACACATCGAACATATCGCCTATGCGCGTGAACAGGAATTCCGGGCGCTGGTGGAAAATACGCCGGATCTGATCGTCCGATTTGGTCCGCAAATGACCTGCCAGTATGCGAATCCGGCGATGTTGGCTCATCTGGGATTTACCGCCGATCAACTGCTCGGCCATCGGCTGACCGATCTTCTGCCCGACGCCCCCTGCGCACAGCGCATTCAGCAGTTAGTGCAACTGGTCATGGAGACGCAGAGCAGCGTGGAAGGGGAACTGGAGGCGGAGGCTCAGGACATCGGCGATAAACCGCGCGCCGTTCACCATATCCGCTGTGTGCCGGAGTTCGGCCAGAACGGCCAGCTGTCTTCTATTCTCAGCGTTGGCCGCGATATTTCCGCTATTCGTTATGCGGAGAAAAGGCTCGAGGAATCTCACAGTCAGCTACGGCTCCTGACGCGTCAGCGTGAGATTTCCCGGGAGGAGGAGCGCAAGCATATCGCCCGGGAAATCCATGATGAGCTGGGACAGCATCTCACTTCCATGCGTATCAGTTTGTCTTTACTGCGTATGCAGTTCGCTAAAGAAAACCCGTCGCTATTGAAGTCACTACAGAATCTGATGGCGCTGTCCGATAAGACGATTCAGGTGGTGCGGGATGTGGCGACACGGCTGCGCCCGAACGTGCTGGATATGGGATTGACGCCGGCGCTGGAGTGGCTGCGGGACGAGTTTGTCTGTCAATACGGCGTCCAGTGCCAACTGCGTGCGCCGGAACACGACGTTTTGATGAACGACGAGTGCGCGACCGCCGCTTTTCGCGTGGTTCAGGAGTCACTGACCAACATCGCTCGCCACGCCGCCGCCAGCGAGGTCGTCATTGCGCTCGAAAACCGGGAGGGGCTGATTGTGCTGAGCGTACAGGACAATGGCGACGGTTTCGACGCCCGGGAGCAAAAGCCCAACACGTTCGGCCTGATGGGCATGAAAGAACGCGGAAGAATGTTGGGCGGCGAGGTGACGGTCACAAGCCAGCCCGGCGGCGGTACGTCGATCCGCATGACGTTCCCGCAGCGCGCCGTCGTGCGCTAAATCCGCACAGAAAGACTGTCGTGAAACTGCGGCCATCATCTTGGGAGATACACTCAATGAAACTCATCCGATTAATGATCGCCGACGATCACGTCATCATGCGGGAGGGGCTGAAACAGATATTTACGCTGGACGATACGCTGCAAGTCGTGGCGGAGGCGGGGAATGGCGCGCAGGTGCTTACTACGCTGCGAGAAGTCGATATCGATCTGCTGTTGCTGGACATGAGTATGCCGGGCATTTGCGGCGAGGAGCTGATCATCCGGGTGTTGGCGCAGTACCCGCGCTTGCCCATTCTGATTCTGAGCATGTACAGCGAACCGCAGATTGCACGGCGGGTGCTTAAAAGCGGCGCGCTCGGCTATATCACTAAAGACAAGGATCCGGAAGCGCTGCTGACCGCTATCCGCCGAGTCGCGCAGGGCGCGCGCTACATCGACCAAACCATTGCCGAACAAATCGTGTTTGCGGACTATCTCACGGACGATCGCCCTTGCCACAGCGTGCTGACGGTGCGAGAACATCAGGTGATGGTGATGCTGGCGCAGGGAATGGGCGTGAATGCGATTGCGGAGGCGCTGGCGATCAGCAACAAAACGGTCAGCACCCATAAGTCGCGTTTGATGGAAAAAATGCAGTTCGCTTCTAACGCCGATATCGTCAAATATGCCTTAAATCAACGTCTGATTCCGTAGTGCTGCACGGAATGTCCAGCCGAAAATACCCTTCAAAAAATTATGGGTAAGGATTTCCCTACTTTTTTATCAGTTATTCCTACAGCAACTTCAGTCGTTGACTGATGGCTTACAACAGCAATGGCGGTAATGCTTTAGCGTCTTCATCAAGTAAC
It encodes:
- a CDS encoding RNA polymerase sigma factor, with product METIVLSPEKDCSFESHPEAVDWELVFRQHGKRLQNFIRQRVDNKEDVEDLQQMTYLEVLRNREKFAGASRPETWVFGIALNLVRNYYKQAKSPVCDISEDELEKLSCGSDPSRIIEWGHALHRVLAASAHLPDDTRHMLVMLIDADASYQDIAERLGMPIGTVRSRLSRARGFLRQAVDA
- a CDS encoding PAS domain-containing sensor histidine kinase: MELVALAFSRIKDAVYIVNEHNQFCYANAEACRVLHYSQQEFQKLYLRDIDPCRSAELIQHSWCDRHGWKRGLTFETQHRSRYGAIIPVEVSVNFFKYKGKKYSMCVVRDIRERKHIEHIAYAREQEFRALVENTPDLIVRFGPQMTCQYANPAMLAHLGFTADQLLGHRLTDLLPDAPCAQRIQQLVQLVMETQSSVEGELEAEAQDIGDKPRAVHHIRCVPEFGQNGQLSSILSVGRDISAIRYAEKRLEESHSQLRLLTRQREISREEERKHIAREIHDELGQHLTSMRISLSLLRMQFAKENPSLLKSLQNLMALSDKTIQVVRDVATRLRPNVLDMGLTPALEWLRDEFVCQYGVQCQLRAPEHDVLMNDECATAAFRVVQESLTNIARHAAASEVVIALENREGLIVLSVQDNGDGFDAREQKPNTFGLMGMKERGRMLGGEVTVTSQPGGGTSIRMTFPQRAVVR
- a CDS encoding response regulator transcription factor; its protein translation is MKLIRLMIADDHVIMREGLKQIFTLDDTLQVVAEAGNGAQVLTTLREVDIDLLLLDMSMPGICGEELIIRVLAQYPRLPILILSMYSEPQIARRVLKSGALGYITKDKDPEALLTAIRRVAQGARYIDQTIAEQIVFADYLTDDRPCHSVLTVREHQVMVMLAQGMGVNAIAEALAISNKTVSTHKSRLMEKMQFASNADIVKYALNQRLIP